The Pyrus communis chromosome 9, drPyrComm1.1, whole genome shotgun sequence genome has a segment encoding these proteins:
- the LOC137745088 gene encoding sulfoquinovosyl transferase SQD2-like has product MVTSFPASLSLNPSLSPPPFSATNTQLSYSSPFPPLRFPACRSSRTKPSSLCGKGVRLCCSERPKSRKLELKASDMTITEVGQEEKEEEEGPPPYAESEINSRPRRIALFVEPSPFAYVSGYKNRFQNFIRYLREMGDEVMVVTTHEGVPDEFYGAKLIGSRSFPCPWYQKVPLSLALSPRIISEVAQFKPDIIHASSPGIMVFGALIIAKLLCVPIVMSYHTHVPVYIPRYTFSWLVKPMWLVIKFLHRAADLTLVPSAAISKDLLEAGVAAANTIRLWNKGVDSESFHPRFRSHEMRIRLSNGEPEKPLIVHVGRLGVEKSLDFLKSVMDRLPGARIAFIGDGPYREDLEKLFDGMPAVFTGMLGGEELSQAYASGDVFVMPSESETLGLVVLEAMSSGIPVVGARAGGIPDIIPTDQEGKTGFLYDYNDLDDCLSKLQPLLENKDLRETIGKAAREEMEKYDWKAATRVIRNEQYNAAIWFWRKKRAQFLRPLQWFMKRIFPPTTSAIKYR; this is encoded by the exons ATGGTGACCTCCTTTcctgcttctctctctctaaatccctctctctctcctcctccctttTCTGCAACCAATACTCAACTATCCTACTCCTCGCCCTTTCCTCCTCTCAGATTCCCAGCCTGCCGATCCTCACGAACAAAACCCAGTAGCCTTTGCGGTAAAGGTGTTCGATTGTGTTGCTCTGAGAGACCAAAAAGTAGAAAACTTGAGCTTAAAGCCAGCGACATGACTATTACAGAGGTCGGGCAAgaggaaaaggaagaggaagagggtCCTCCTCCATATGCTGAGTCGGAGATTAACTCGAGACCTCGTCGCATTGCTCTCTTCGTCGAGCCTTCTCCCTTTGC ATATGTGTCAGGTTATAAAAATCGGTTCCAGAATTTCATTCGATACTTGCGTGAAATGGGGGATGAG GTGATGGTTGTGACAACCCATGAAGGAGTTCCTGACGAATTTTATGGAGCAAAGTTGATTGGATCCCGAAG TTTTCCCTGCCCCTGGTATCAAAAGGTGCCCCTTTCCCTTGCACTTAGTCCTAGAATAATTTCGGAGGTTGCTCAGTTCAAGCCTGACATTATACATGCATCCTCGCCTGGAATTATG GTTTTCGGCGCCCTCATTATCGCTAAGTTGTTATGTGTCCCTATAGTGATGTCGTATCACACTCATGTGCCAGT ATATATCCCGAGATACACCTTCAGTTGGCTGGTGAAACCCATGTGGTTGGTCATAA AGTTTCTGCACAGAGCTGCTGATCTCACACTAGTGCCATCAGCTGCAATCAGTAAGGATCTCCTAGAAGCTGGGGTGGCCGCAG CTAATACAATCCGTCTTTGGAATAAGGGTGTTGATTCGGAAAGCTTCCATCCCCGCTTCCGTTCTCATGAAATGCGTATAAGACTAAG CAATGGTGAACCTGAGAAACCTTTAATTGTTCATGTTGGAAGACTTGGAGTGGAGAAGAGTTTGGATTTTCTGAAAAG TGTCATGGATCGGCTTCCTGGAGCACGAATTGCTTTCATTGGAGATGGACCATACAG GGAGGATCTGGAAAAACTGTTTGATGGCATGCCTGCAGTATTTACAGGAATGTTAGGAGGTGAAGAGCTCTCGCAGGCATATGCCAGTGGCGATGTTTTTGTGATGCCTTCAGAATCAGAGACACTTGGGCTTGTTGTATTGGAGGCTATGTCTTCAGGTATCCCTGTGGTGGGAGCTCGAGCTGGTGGAATCCCAGATATAATTCCCACAGATCAGGAGGGGAAAACTGGCTTTCTCTACGATTATAATGACCTTGATGACTGCTTAAGTAAGTTGCAGCCCCTGCTGGAGAACAAGGACTTAAGGGAAACAATTGGCAAGGCAGCACGTGAGGAAATGGAGAAATACGATTGGAAAGCAGCCACGCGAGTAATTCGAAATGAGCAATACAATGCTGCCATTTGGTTCTGGAGGAAGAAGAGAGCGCAATTTCTTAGACCTCTGCAGTGGTTCATGAAGCGCATTTTTCCTCCAACCACATCAGCAATCAAGTACAGGTGA